In Neisseriaceae bacterium CLB008, one genomic interval encodes:
- a CDS encoding FAD-dependent oxidoreductase encodes MAHPYPLLAQAITLANQPIRNRIIMGSMHTGLEEAPNGFERLAAFYGARAQGGVGLIITGGISPNEAGLTMPHAAKLSEASEVDQHRLVTDAVHKHGAKICMQLLHTGRYAMHPNAVAPSAIQAPINPVRPKALSTAEVKQTVQDYIHSASLAQQAGYDGVEVMGSEGYLINQFIAPATNERDDEYGGSLANRHRIAEEIVAGIRAACGPNFIIVFRISLLDLVPNGSTWSENEQLAQKIIAAGADVFNTGIGWHEARIPTIATMVPRAAFIDATAKLKAISSIPVVATNRINMPDVAEGILSQGQADMVCMARPFLADADWVQKAFTEQESIINTCIACNQACLDHIFQGKATSCLVNPFACQETLLQSQPTQTAKTIAVIGAGPAGLAFAVTAAERGHAVTLFDQNQRIGGQLNIAKTIPGKPEFNETLRYYAEMLKRHQVTLKLGQHVGPNDVDGFDEVVVATGIKPRSIELEGLPHPKVLSYLDVLQDKQPVGQRVAIIGTGGIGFDMAEYLSQNGADSALDKDLFLHEWSVDASLNAPGGLSSKPKLAPSARDIWLLQRRSGSVGKTLGKTTGWIHRTTLKLRGVNMVSDVSYEKVDDAGLHIKIGEEVQVLPVDQVIVCAGQVPNQSLADALQHPSVHVIGGAHDAKALDAKLAIRAGTKLGLSI; translated from the coding sequence ATGGCCCACCCCTACCCCCTGTTAGCTCAAGCAATTACCCTTGCCAACCAGCCCATCCGCAACCGCATCATCATGGGCTCGATGCACACTGGTTTAGAAGAAGCACCTAATGGATTTGAGCGCCTAGCGGCCTTTTATGGCGCCCGTGCCCAAGGCGGCGTGGGCCTCATCATCACTGGCGGCATCAGCCCAAACGAAGCGGGCTTAACCATGCCGCACGCGGCCAAACTATCAGAGGCCAGCGAAGTTGACCAGCATCGCCTAGTCACCGACGCGGTTCACAAGCACGGCGCCAAAATCTGCATGCAGCTCTTACACACTGGCCGCTACGCCATGCACCCCAATGCCGTAGCGCCTAGCGCCATCCAAGCCCCCATCAACCCCGTTCGCCCGAAAGCGCTGAGCACGGCCGAAGTCAAGCAAACCGTACAAGACTATATCCATTCCGCTAGCCTTGCCCAACAGGCAGGCTATGACGGCGTCGAGGTCATGGGCAGCGAAGGCTACCTGATCAATCAATTCATTGCGCCCGCCACCAATGAGCGTGATGATGAATACGGCGGCAGCCTGGCCAATCGCCACCGCATCGCTGAAGAAATCGTGGCCGGCATTCGTGCCGCCTGCGGTCCCAACTTCATCATCGTATTCCGGATTTCCCTACTCGACCTTGTGCCCAATGGTTCCACCTGGTCTGAGAACGAACAGCTGGCCCAAAAAATCATTGCCGCCGGCGCCGATGTATTCAATACCGGCATTGGCTGGCACGAAGCGCGCATCCCCACCATTGCCACCATGGTGCCACGCGCCGCCTTCATCGATGCCACGGCCAAGCTTAAAGCCATCAGCAGCATTCCTGTCGTGGCCACCAACCGCATCAATATGCCCGACGTGGCCGAAGGTATTTTGAGCCAAGGCCAGGCTGACATGGTGTGCATGGCACGCCCCTTTTTGGCAGACGCCGATTGGGTACAAAAAGCCTTCACCGAACAAGAATCCATCATCAACACCTGCATCGCCTGCAATCAGGCTTGCCTCGACCACATTTTTCAAGGCAAGGCGACGTCCTGCTTGGTCAACCCCTTTGCCTGCCAAGAAACCCTATTGCAAAGCCAGCCGACCCAAACGGCTAAAACCATTGCCGTCATCGGCGCAGGCCCTGCCGGCCTTGCCTTTGCCGTCACTGCGGCCGAACGCGGCCACGCAGTGACGCTGTTTGACCAAAATCAGCGCATTGGCGGCCAGCTCAACATTGCCAAAACCATTCCAGGCAAGCCCGAATTCAACGAAACCTTGCGCTATTACGCCGAGATGCTAAAACGCCATCAAGTGACCTTAAAGCTGGGCCAGCACGTCGGCCCTAACGACGTCGATGGCTTCGATGAAGTCGTGGTGGCCACCGGTATTAAGCCCCGCAGTATCGAACTAGAGGGGTTGCCTCACCCTAAAGTTTTGAGCTATCTAGACGTGTTGCAAGACAAGCAGCCCGTAGGCCAGCGCGTGGCCATCATTGGCACCGGCGGCATTGGCTTTGACATGGCCGAATACCTCAGCCAGAACGGCGCCGACAGCGCCCTAGACAAAGATTTATTCCTACACGAATGGTCGGTCGACGCCAGCCTAAACGCACCCGGCGGCCTCAGCAGCAAGCCTAAGCTTGCCCCGTCAGCGCGCGACATTTGGCTGCTACAGCGCCGCTCTGGCTCGGTGGGCAAAACCCTGGGCAAAACCACGGGCTGGATCCACCGCACCACGCTCAAGCTACGCGGCGTGAACATGGTGAGCGACGTCAGCTATGAGAAAGTCGACGATGCAGGGCTGCACATCAAAATCGGTGAAGAGGTTCAAGTTTTACCGGTAGACCAAGTCATTGTCTGCGCCGGCCAAGTGCCAAACCAAAGCTTAGCGGATGCCTTGCAACACCCATCGGTACACGTGATCGGTGGCGCCCATGACGCTAAGGCGCTGGACGCCAAATTGGCGATTCGTGCGGGTACCAAATTAGGCCTAAGCATTTAA
- a CDS encoding DciA family protein: MKKINEQSQRDPRLEALFRQVRLWQQIENQVAGLLPYNLKGHFKVACIEGNTLIIFANNNMVGSRLKMILPSLVPSLQSIHTQIEQVRVKIKPHTEPIKTIKNTQLGPEAVAAIEDGVKQLQHHPELARVLQNFANKQKR, from the coding sequence ATGAAAAAAATCAACGAACAAAGCCAACGAGACCCTCGTCTAGAGGCCTTATTCAGACAGGTCAGATTGTGGCAACAAATTGAAAATCAAGTCGCCGGGCTTTTACCCTACAACTTAAAGGGTCACTTTAAAGTTGCCTGCATAGAAGGTAACACCCTGATTATATTCGCAAACAACAATATGGTTGGCTCACGTTTAAAAATGATCCTGCCCAGTTTAGTGCCTTCGCTCCAATCTATTCATACCCAAATTGAGCAAGTCCGCGTTAAAATCAAACCCCACACTGAGCCGATTAAAACGATAAAAAACACTCAGTTAGGACCCGAGGCCGTGGCCGCCATTGAAGATGGCGTCAAGCAGTTGCAGCACCACCCAGAACTGGCTCGGGTTTTACAAAACTTTGCCAATAAACAAAAACGCTGA
- the secA gene encoding preprotein translocase subunit SecA — protein MLTNLAKKIFGSRNDRLLKQYGKVVQNINALEAGLTPLSDEALQAKTQEFKQRLEAGESLNDLLPEAFAVCREASRRVLGMRHFDVQLVGGMALHEGKIAEMRTGEGKTLVGTLPVYLNSLTGKGVHVVTVNDYLASRDAGIMAPLYQFLGLSVGVILSNMATPEKQAAYSADITYGTNNEFGFDYLRDNMVFSLDEKVQRPLSYAVIDEVDSILIDEARTPLIISGPADDNVSMYQIMNQVPPYLKRQETEEGEGDYWVDEKAHTVVLSEDGHERAEEVLAQLGLLQEGDSLYSSGNIMLMHHLMASLRAHTLFTKDQHYVIQDGEIVIVDEFTGRLMAGRRWSEGLHQAVEAKEGVEIKRENVTLASITFQNYFRLYSKLSGMTGTADTEAFEFQSIYGLETVIIPTNRPMVRKDLNDQIFRTTAEKFNAVVADIKERHAQGQPILVGTTSIENSELMSHLLDEAGLKHNVLNAKEHAREADIVAQAGKPGMITVATNMAGRGTDIVLGGNINPEINAIMADESLLDAEKEQRVTALRDVWAQDHATVLAAGGLHIIGTERHESRRIDNQLRGRAGRQGDPGSSRFYLSFEDPLLRLFALDRAAGLLNRLAPEEGVAIEHPFLTRQIEGAQRKVEGRNFDVRKQLLEYDDVANDQRKVVYQQRDEVLTSEGVSELVADMRIDVVNDLVDEHILPDTMEEQWDIEGLERVLATEFSTQVSISEWMAADEHLDPEGIKEKVLATFDADAKAKHDLVGTEGMQRFERNIVLTMLDNSWRDHLSAMDYLRQGIHLRGYAQKNPKQEYKREAFAMFANMLEGVKRNVTSILAAARIEAAPEVTPEAQALAEAEAGEFETVEELVSLGANGIEEDFSREGLAARGIYVGRNDACPCGSGEKYKHCHGRLV, from the coding sequence ATGTTAACCAATTTAGCAAAAAAAATCTTTGGTAGTCGTAATGATCGCTTATTAAAGCAATATGGTAAAGTCGTTCAGAATATTAATGCGCTCGAGGCCGGTTTGACGCCGTTGAGTGACGAGGCGTTACAGGCTAAGACTCAAGAGTTTAAGCAGCGACTTGAGGCTGGCGAATCTTTAAATGATTTACTACCTGAAGCTTTTGCGGTGTGCCGAGAGGCCAGCCGCCGCGTTTTGGGCATGCGACACTTTGATGTGCAGTTGGTTGGCGGCATGGCGCTTCATGAAGGCAAAATTGCTGAAATGCGGACCGGTGAAGGTAAAACCCTAGTGGGCACCTTGCCGGTTTATTTAAATTCATTGACCGGTAAAGGCGTACACGTCGTGACCGTCAATGACTATTTGGCCAGCCGCGACGCCGGCATCATGGCACCGCTGTATCAATTCCTAGGCCTCAGCGTGGGCGTGATCTTAAGCAATATGGCCACGCCAGAGAAGCAGGCGGCCTACAGCGCCGATATTACTTACGGCACCAATAACGAATTTGGCTTTGACTATTTGCGCGACAATATGGTGTTTTCATTGGATGAAAAAGTACAGCGTCCTTTGTCTTACGCCGTGATTGATGAAGTAGACTCGATTTTAATCGACGAAGCCCGTACCCCGTTGATTATCTCCGGGCCGGCCGACGACAACGTCAGCATGTATCAAATCATGAACCAAGTGCCACCTTACCTAAAACGCCAAGAAACGGAAGAGGGCGAAGGTGACTACTGGGTAGATGAGAAAGCCCACACCGTGGTGTTGAGTGAAGATGGCCATGAACGCGCCGAAGAAGTCTTGGCGCAGCTAGGCTTGCTGCAAGAAGGCGACTCCTTGTATTCATCTGGCAACATCATGTTGATGCACCACTTAATGGCGTCGCTACGCGCCCACACCTTATTCACTAAAGATCAACATTATGTGATTCAAGACGGTGAAATCGTGATTGTGGACGAATTCACCGGTCGCCTAATGGCCGGCCGTCGTTGGTCTGAAGGCCTGCATCAGGCCGTTGAAGCTAAAGAAGGCGTTGAGATCAAACGCGAAAACGTGACCTTGGCCTCGATTACCTTCCAAAACTATTTCCGCCTGTACAGCAAATTAAGCGGCATGACCGGTACGGCCGACACTGAGGCCTTTGAGTTCCAAAGCATTTATGGTCTTGAAACCGTCATCATTCCGACCAACCGCCCTATGGTGCGTAAAGACCTGAACGACCAGATTTTCCGCACCACGGCTGAGAAATTCAATGCCGTTGTGGCTGACATCAAAGAGCGCCACGCCCAAGGCCAACCTATTTTGGTGGGTACCACCAGCATCGAAAACTCTGAGCTGATGTCGCATCTATTGGATGAGGCTGGTTTGAAACACAACGTTTTGAATGCCAAAGAGCATGCGCGTGAGGCCGATATTGTGGCTCAAGCGGGTAAGCCTGGCATGATTACCGTGGCCACCAATATGGCCGGTCGTGGTACCGACATTGTTTTGGGCGGCAACATCAACCCTGAAATCAACGCCATCATGGCTGACGAAAGCCTATTAGACGCTGAAAAAGAGCAGCGCGTGACGGCTTTACGTGACGTCTGGGCGCAAGATCATGCGACGGTTTTAGCCGCTGGTGGCCTACACATCATCGGTACCGAGCGCCATGAAAGTCGCCGCATCGACAATCAGCTGCGTGGTCGTGCCGGCCGTCAGGGTGATCCTGGCTCGAGCCGTTTTTACCTGTCGTTTGAAGATCCGCTATTGCGCTTGTTTGCGCTGGATCGCGCCGCAGGCCTATTGAATCGTTTGGCGCCAGAAGAAGGCGTGGCGATTGAACATCCTTTCTTAACCCGTCAAATCGAAGGCGCTCAGCGTAAGGTTGAAGGCCGTAACTTTGACGTGCGTAAGCAGTTGTTGGAATACGATGATGTGGCCAACGATCAGCGTAAAGTGGTGTATCAGCAGCGCGATGAAGTCTTGACCTCTGAGGGCGTCAGCGAGCTAGTGGCCGACATGCGCATCGACGTGGTGAATGATTTGGTCGACGAACACATTCTGCCAGACACCATGGAAGAGCAATGGGACATCGAAGGCCTAGAGCGGGTGTTGGCGACGGAATTCAGCACTCAAGTATCCATCAGCGAGTGGATGGCGGCCGATGAGCACTTAGATCCAGAAGGCATTAAAGAGAAGGTGTTGGCGACGTTTGATGCTGATGCCAAAGCCAAGCACGACTTGGTGGGCACTGAGGGCATGCAGCGCTTCGAGCGCAACATTGTGTTGACCATGCTGGACAACAGCTGGCGCGATCACCTGTCTGCGATGGATTATTTACGTCAAGGCATTCATTTACGCGGCTATGCGCAAAAGAATCCTAAGCAAGAATACAAGCGTGAAGCCTTTGCCATGTTCGCCAATATGTTGGAAGGCGTGAAGCGCAACGTCACCAGTATTTTGGCCGCTGCCCGTATTGAAGCCGCCCCTGAAGTCACGCCAGAAGCACAGGCCTTGGCCGAAGCTGAGGCGGGTGAATTTGAAACCGTAGAAGAATTGGTGAGCCTTGGTGCCAACGGCATCGAAGAAGACTTTAGCCGTGAAGGCCTAGCCGCCCGCGGCATTTACGTTGGTCGTAACGATGCTTGCCCATGCGGTAGCGGTGAGAAATACAAACACTGCCATGGCCGTCTGGTGTAA
- a CDS encoding TolC family outer membrane protein translates to MKPWLTLTSLALLSVTSPAAQAFDLLEAWQAAQAHDARFAAASYARDAGQEQTVQGRANLLPQVSINGQAGKAFNKEPDRHNSRTQGWGVQVSQPLFDMNKWHRYKQGQINTDLANEEYLLASQSLLLNVSQAYFNVLLAQDQLRATLATKAAYLKQLEQAKAMFNVGSATIVDTYEAQAGFDAASAQEIAAKTTLKMAQARLTQLTGLPANTIQKIDGERVSLVTNQLPFETWLDTAINHSNQLKIKALAVQTATENLGISQSERLPVATLNGDYQDSYNRISGDEKRTTRGSSVGIKISMPLFSGGAINSQVREAKAKELEAKAELEAATRDLTEEVRQNFLNVTNGQAQLIAQENLVKSAKAKLDATTLGKSVGVRSNLDLVLAEQAYSDAIQQRANARYTYLQAHLTLAQSTGLFNENLETLETINQLIIAETDSFEPS, encoded by the coding sequence ATGAAACCTTGGCTAACCCTAACCAGCCTGGCCTTACTGAGCGTCACCAGCCCTGCTGCCCAGGCCTTTGACCTGCTCGAAGCATGGCAGGCCGCCCAAGCCCATGACGCTCGCTTTGCGGCCGCTAGCTATGCCCGTGACGCCGGTCAAGAACAAACCGTTCAAGGCCGCGCCAACCTATTGCCTCAGGTCAGCATCAACGGCCAGGCAGGTAAAGCATTCAATAAAGAGCCTGATCGCCACAATAGCCGCACCCAAGGCTGGGGGGTACAGGTCAGCCAGCCGCTGTTTGACATGAATAAATGGCATCGCTACAAGCAAGGCCAGATCAATACCGACTTAGCCAATGAAGAGTATCTGCTTGCCTCACAAAGCCTGTTATTAAACGTGAGCCAAGCCTATTTCAATGTTTTACTGGCACAAGACCAGCTACGCGCCACCTTGGCCACGAAAGCCGCCTATTTAAAACAGCTAGAGCAGGCCAAAGCCATGTTTAACGTTGGCTCAGCCACCATTGTCGACACCTACGAAGCCCAGGCTGGCTTTGACGCCGCCTCGGCCCAAGAAATCGCCGCCAAGACCACTTTAAAAATGGCCCAGGCGCGCCTTACCCAGCTCACCGGACTCCCGGCCAACACCATCCAAAAAATCGATGGTGAGCGTGTATCCTTGGTGACCAATCAGCTGCCGTTTGAAACCTGGCTAGACACCGCCATCAACCACAGCAATCAGCTTAAGATTAAAGCCTTGGCGGTGCAAACCGCCACTGAAAACCTCGGCATCAGCCAAAGTGAACGCCTGCCCGTTGCCACCCTCAACGGCGACTATCAGGACAGCTACAACCGCATTTCTGGCGATGAAAAGCGCACCACCCGCGGCAGCTCCGTTGGCATCAAAATCAGCATGCCGCTCTTTAGCGGGGGCGCCATCAACAGCCAGGTGCGCGAGGCCAAGGCCAAAGAGCTAGAAGCCAAAGCCGAACTCGAAGCCGCCACCCGTGATCTAACCGAAGAGGTTCGCCAAAACTTCCTCAACGTCACCAATGGCCAAGCCCAGCTGATCGCCCAAGAAAACCTGGTTAAATCGGCCAAGGCCAAGCTCGACGCCACCACCTTGGGTAAAAGCGTCGGCGTGCGCAGCAACCTTGACCTTGTCTTGGCTGAACAAGCCTATTCCGACGCCATTCAGCAGCGCGCCAACGCCCGCTACACTTATCTACAGGCCCATCTGACCCTAGCCCAGAGCACGGGACTGTTTAATGAGAACCTAGAAACCCTAGAAACCATTAATCAGCTCATCATCGCCGAAACCGATTCATTTGAGCCCAGCTAG
- a CDS encoding MFS transporter: MSKLFPFALKRRFLPLFVTQFLGAMNDNLLKTAVFVLITYYALGAGTLPAEQLLNIGALTFILPYFLFSALAGQLCTKYNKATIARYVKLVECLIMVFAAVGFMYHNVYILLTALFLMGTHSTFFGPIKYAILPDYLKEHELLSGNGLIELGTFLAILLGQMLGSSMVNADLAPMLALLFGFAILGLISSLGMPAVKATDPTARIDFNILKSTSVLLKDAYRQPQVRAAIVGISWFWLLGATYTTQLPTYTRLHLGGDDHVFSLMLALFSIGIGAGSLVCAKLSRNTLQLGLVLFGAVGMSIFGTALALLTFAFHQGELLTLGQFLQQGKTPFITACIFALGFFGGFFSVPLYTWLQTASSEAFRGHAVAANNIVNGLFMVVSALLSMVFLMFFHQISGLYLLVALMNLAAMAVLIKLAPNIWHSRFDWLHNKK, translated from the coding sequence ATGTCAAAACTGTTTCCCTTTGCTTTAAAACGTCGCTTCCTACCACTGTTTGTGACCCAGTTTTTAGGGGCAATGAATGACAATCTGCTCAAGACGGCAGTGTTTGTCCTCATTACCTATTACGCCCTTGGCGCCGGCACCCTGCCCGCCGAACAGCTACTCAATATCGGTGCCCTAACGTTCATCCTGCCGTATTTCTTATTCTCCGCCCTCGCCGGCCAGCTGTGTACCAAATACAATAAAGCCACCATCGCGCGCTACGTGAAGCTTGTGGAGTGTTTGATCATGGTGTTTGCCGCCGTCGGCTTTATGTACCACAACGTCTACATTTTGCTCACGGCCCTGTTTTTAATGGGCACCCACTCTACTTTCTTTGGCCCGATTAAATACGCCATCCTGCCTGATTATTTAAAGGAGCACGAGCTTCTGTCAGGCAATGGCCTGATAGAACTAGGCACCTTCCTCGCCATCCTACTTGGCCAAATGCTCGGCAGCAGTATGGTCAACGCCGACCTTGCGCCCATGCTGGCCCTGCTGTTTGGCTTTGCCATTCTAGGCCTCATCAGCAGCCTGGGCATGCCCGCCGTCAAGGCCACTGACCCAACTGCCCGCATCGACTTCAACATCCTCAAAAGCACTTCAGTGCTGTTAAAAGATGCCTACCGTCAACCGCAGGTGCGCGCTGCCATCGTGGGCATCTCTTGGTTTTGGCTATTAGGCGCAACCTATACCACCCAATTGCCGACCTATACCCGCCTGCACTTAGGCGGCGACGACCACGTATTTAGCCTCATGCTGGCCTTGTTTTCTATCGGCATTGGCGCCGGCTCACTGGTGTGCGCCAAGCTCAGCCGCAATACCTTACAGCTGGGCCTAGTGCTCTTTGGCGCCGTTGGCATGAGTATTTTTGGCACCGCACTGGCGCTCTTAACCTTTGCCTTCCATCAAGGCGAACTGCTGACCTTAGGCCAGTTTTTACAACAGGGCAAAACGCCTTTTATCACCGCCTGCATCTTCGCCCTCGGTTTTTTTGGTGGTTTTTTCTCTGTTCCCCTATATACTTGGCTACAAACCGCCAGCTCAGAAGCCTTTCGAGGCCATGCCGTGGCCGCCAACAACATCGTCAACGGCCTATTCATGGTGGTTTCCGCCCTGCTCAGCATGGTTTTCCTCATGTTTTTCCATCAGATCTCTGGACTGTATTTACTGGTGGCACTCATGAACCTTGCCGCCATGGCCGTATTGATCAAGCTTGCCCCCAATATATGGCACAGCCGCTTTGACTGGCTGCACAATAAAAAATAG
- the ccoS gene encoding cbb3-type cytochrome oxidase assembly protein CcoS — MESLYLLIPLSILLAFLIGAFFWWSAKSGQFDDLEGPGHRILMDDDDADAQKPKAKKTTTKAGQAPDNHLPD, encoded by the coding sequence ATGGAAAGCTTATACTTACTCATTCCCTTGAGCATTTTGCTGGCCTTTTTAATTGGGGCATTTTTTTGGTGGTCAGCCAAATCCGGGCAATTCGATGACCTAGAAGGTCCAGGCCATCGGATTTTGATGGACGATGACGATGCCGACGCCCAAAAGCCTAAGGCCAAAAAAACCACGACCAAAGCCGGTCAAGCACCAGACAACCACCTGCCGGATTAA
- a CDS encoding transglycosylase SLT domain-containing protein: MKKIALSLASIVPILSLSAQAQASINAAGVARDLMQMNSAPLKGFVGHPDGVWSKLRNDFQMAEVNPEIVRRHEQYYSTRLPYFNRIVERSEPYMYHIAQEVQKRNMPAEIALLPIIESAFVTSAKSRVGASGLWQFMPATGRDFGLTQNNLYDGRLDVYAATDAALTYLQYLHNLFGDWSLALAAYNWGQGNVGKAIKRAQAQGKEITYENLNMPAETRNYVPKLLAVRNLIASPETFALKLAPIADQPYFGVVTIDHAIDTAAAARLAGITAAEFERLNPGVVAPVVATQNVQRILLPVTKIDTFRANLKKADKNTLLSWDFYQPTAGEDVAQLAANTGMSIAEIKRLNQLSSNKLRASSTILIAKNSLATPVEPIFMPNAAPTMMASAAPQYTAPAPVQVAAPAPAPVQAAAPKPAPQNTEWVVPPSSQPNVVVLTPAKPAAPQPIQVAAAAPAPAVAMPIGGLPEAISVQTEPAVDDDPLLATLQLAEARHSASPSEVAPSSAPIRFAPSINTPAPTQLAAAAPAPRANVANQGNSVKLANNSASNAHIKVSYTPPVSKPAPAKKAEAPAAPRAKDLFYTVKPGDTLYSIAQRNNLSLDDLRKANKLSDNNIRVGQSLALIPAKADKSGAQTAGTGKKAQKGSKLIGS; encoded by the coding sequence TTGAAGAAAATCGCGCTATCGCTTGCCAGCATTGTGCCCATTTTAAGCCTTTCGGCCCAAGCTCAAGCCAGCATCAACGCTGCCGGCGTGGCCCGAGACCTCATGCAAATGAACTCTGCGCCGTTAAAAGGCTTTGTCGGCCATCCTGATGGCGTCTGGTCTAAGCTACGCAACGACTTCCAAATGGCTGAAGTCAACCCAGAAATCGTGCGTCGACACGAACAGTATTATTCAACTCGCCTGCCCTACTTCAACCGCATCGTTGAGCGCAGCGAACCTTATATGTACCATATTGCGCAAGAAGTACAAAAACGCAATATGCCCGCCGAAATTGCTTTGCTGCCTATTATTGAAAGCGCCTTTGTCACCAGCGCCAAATCGCGCGTGGGCGCTTCTGGCCTATGGCAATTCATGCCCGCCACCGGGCGCGACTTCGGCCTGACCCAAAACAATCTATACGATGGTCGCCTAGACGTTTACGCCGCCACCGACGCCGCACTAACCTATTTACAATACCTGCACAATTTATTTGGCGACTGGTCGTTGGCGCTGGCCGCCTACAACTGGGGTCAAGGCAATGTGGGCAAAGCCATTAAGCGCGCCCAAGCCCAAGGTAAAGAGATCACCTACGAAAACCTCAATATGCCGGCAGAAACGCGTAACTATGTGCCCAAGCTATTGGCCGTGCGTAACCTCATCGCTAGCCCAGAAACATTCGCATTGAAGCTCGCGCCCATTGCCGACCAGCCTTATTTTGGCGTGGTCACCATTGATCACGCCATTGACACCGCAGCGGCAGCCCGCCTAGCCGGCATTACCGCCGCTGAGTTTGAACGCCTCAACCCTGGCGTGGTGGCGCCGGTAGTCGCCACCCAAAACGTGCAGCGCATTTTATTGCCCGTCACCAAGATTGACACCTTCCGCGCCAATCTGAAAAAAGCCGACAAGAACACCTTGCTGTCTTGGGACTTTTACCAGCCAACGGCGGGTGAAGACGTGGCTCAGCTGGCCGCCAACACTGGCATGAGCATTGCTGAAATCAAACGCTTAAACCAGCTATCCAGCAATAAGCTGCGCGCGAGCTCAACCATTTTGATCGCCAAAAACAGCTTGGCCACACCGGTAGAACCGATCTTTATGCCCAATGCGGCCCCCACCATGATGGCCAGCGCGGCGCCACAGTACACCGCCCCTGCTCCGGTTCAGGTCGCGGCGCCAGCACCGGCCCCCGTTCAGGCCGCTGCACCTAAGCCAGCGCCTCAAAACACCGAATGGGTGGTGCCACCCAGCAGCCAGCCCAACGTCGTGGTATTGACGCCAGCCAAACCTGCCGCGCCGCAACCCATTCAAGTTGCCGCAGCAGCGCCAGCACCTGCCGTGGCCATGCCGATTGGCGGCCTGCCTGAAGCCATCAGCGTCCAAACCGAACCCGCAGTGGATGACGACCCGCTATTGGCCACGCTACAGCTGGCCGAAGCACGCCACAGCGCTTCTCCTAGCGAAGTGGCGCCAAGCAGCGCGCCCATTCGCTTTGCGCCTAGCATCAACACCCCTGCGCCGACTCAATTGGCCGCTGCCGCACCGGCACCACGCGCAAACGTGGCCAACCAAGGCAATAGCGTAAAGCTGGCCAACAACAGCGCCAGCAACGCCCACATCAAGGTTAGCTATACGCCACCTGTGAGCAAACCTGCGCCAGCCAAAAAAGCCGAAGCGCCAGCAGCACCACGCGCCAAAGACTTATTCTATACGGTTAAACCTGGCGACACGCTCTACTCCATCGCCCAGCGCAATAACTTGAGCCTAGACGACTTACGCAAAGCCAATAAGCTCAGTGACAACAATATTCGCGTCGGCCAATCCTTGGCGCTGATTCCGGCTAAGGCAGATAAATCAGGCGCCCAAACCGCAGGTACCGGTAAAAAAGCACAAAAGGGCAGCAAGCTTATTGGTTCTTAA
- the gloB gene encoding hydroxyacylglutathione hydrolase has protein sequence MNPTHIVPIPAFNDNYIWTLSQQNQAVVVDPGEAAPVLAYLRNQGLTLNALLITHHHADHIGGVAELLSHYPDCPVYGPASIALVSHPVSEPNQVATIVGSFDVLDIPGHTADHLGFIWADSTDRRHVFCGDTLFSAGCGRVFTGTYAQMYASLNKLKALPDDTLFYPAHEYTRSNLHFAQRVDPDNPDVAAALAYCDQHPVSLPTTLAKERLINPFLRTHSAHIATTIGQAGATEFAIFQSLRELKNQG, from the coding sequence ATGAACCCTACCCACATCGTGCCCATCCCCGCTTTTAACGACAATTACATTTGGACCTTAAGCCAACAAAATCAGGCCGTCGTCGTCGATCCTGGTGAGGCAGCGCCCGTCTTGGCCTATTTACGGAACCAAGGCCTGACGCTGAATGCCCTCTTAATCACCCACCACCATGCCGACCACATCGGCGGCGTAGCAGAGCTCCTCAGCCACTATCCCGACTGTCCCGTTTATGGGCCGGCCAGCATTGCGCTAGTGTCTCACCCCGTCTCAGAACCAAACCAAGTGGCCACGATCGTCGGTTCATTTGACGTGCTCGACATCCCAGGACACACGGCTGACCATTTAGGCTTCATATGGGCCGACAGTACCGATCGACGCCATGTATTTTGTGGCGACACCTTATTCAGCGCAGGCTGCGGCCGCGTTTTTACCGGCACCTATGCGCAAATGTACGCCAGCCTCAATAAGCTCAAAGCCTTACCTGACGATACCCTATTCTATCCTGCACATGAATACACGCGCAGTAATTTACACTTTGCCCAACGAGTCGACCCTGACAATCCTGACGTAGCAGCGGCGCTCGCCTATTGCGATCAACACCCGGTCTCTTTGCCCACTACTTTAGCGAAGGAGCGCCTGATTAATCCTTTTTTACGCACGCACAGCGCCCATATTGCCACCACCATCGGCCAAGCCGGCGCAACAGAATTTGCTATTTTTCAGTCTTTACGAGAATTAAAAAATCAGGGCTAG